The window TTTCAAAGTTGACAATTCGCAGCTAGTAAAACTTGTTGATGTTCAATTTTAgggtcatttattttattgaaacAACATAGAACATTGTCAATTGATATTCTGAAAGAAAATTTTGAAGCACTTCTAAAACCACCATTCACAAATCGAAAATTATATTAATGGAGCTAAGTTAATGATAGAAGCTAGAACACTAACAAATTCCATAATATCTGTAAACAGTGCTCATCAGATGTCAGTTATATCTATCATTGTACTAATACACACTGCACTATTTCATGAGTATTGAAATTATATAACATCAGAGTTTTCCTTTGTGAAGAAACTATAAACACACAAATATAACATGAATCCAAACTCAGATTCCACAACTTAAGCCTGAGAAGTACCAACATCCTGAGATGTACCAACTTCCTAAGTAAATACATTAAAAGAGAATCTACATTAACTCCAATGCAAATAATCAATGAAAAAAATAGACTACCGCAACCACATGAAATATAAGGAGAAATGTTTAAATACAATACTCAATCAAAACTATGAAATACTTGAAGCCAATTATCAATATATATACAAGGAACAtgaagctaaaatcaaatgaaatATCTTCATCTTGACAAGAAAAAAATAGATACAATATCATTAATAGTTTTGATGATTTATGATAGGCAGTAGCTATGATTACTCATGCAAGGAACTTAACAATCATAGATAATTATGAGTCACAGTATAAGCAAACCTTATGATAAAGTAATCACAAAGCAAAACCATACTATCAAAGTAAAAATGTATCCAAACACACAAACAACAAAGTCATAATtagaataaacaaattaaaatgccAAGATACACCCAAAATATGGATAAATGATGATGGTACCTGCGCATCACCAATCGCACAGAACTGGACTTTGAGTTTATCATTGATTGTTTGCCATACTCTGCTGTAAAAGGTTTGAGGTGCATCATCACCAGAGCGTGCATTGAAAATAATGTAAAACAGAAGGCCAGCAACAGCACAATCAATAACGCTGACAAGCTTATCAAACTCAAAATTCAACTTCTACATAGtaataacaagaataaaaataatcattagtGAATGAGATTATAGACATAAATAAGATTATGGACATAAATAAAACACAATAAAGCAAAAACAATCATAGACACAACATTTTGGCGATTGTAGATTCGCAAGCTTTTCTGAATCATATCCTTCACAAGTTTCTGACTATACTTATCAGTCATCGGATAGGGTCCAACTCCGCAACACATTCTACCTCCATCGTCAGGAGGAACGAATCTCTGTAAACAACATAAAGATAAAAAAACCCTAAAGAGTTAAATTATgagattatcaaaaaaaaaaaaaaaaaagcgtgtGGTGAATTTAAAAGAACCTGAATGTTGAAGAACTGTCTAAAACATTCATGAATTTGTTCATCAGTGAGTATCTCTTTAGCCGGACGGTGTACAATAGAAGTTCCTTTCACCGTTTTCTTCGGTTTACCATCCCCATCATCCCTACCTCTTTTAGGTCCGACAGGAGCAGGAGCCATATCTCTCTCTAACTGTCAATTTCAGAATCAATCAATAAATAACAACGAAACAGGATAGAAGCACACGGAGTTTCAATTCAatgatgcacaaaatcaaacGTGTGAATCGGAGAAGAGAAGGCGGAGTACTTACGACAATCACCGGAGCGTATGATATGAACAAAGAGGTCGACGATTCTGATTCTGGTGAATTGGGGTTAgggtttttattaattttttcctgGTGCCTTCAACGTTGAATTCACGGAGGTAAGTGGTTTATTGGGCTTATACGTTGGCCTTTTTATTGGGCTGCTTGTTGGgtttattttcatgatttttacTACCATGTAGATGTTCTTGTAGGTTTATAATTGGTTCCGTTCTCCGGCGGCGCAGGAAGAGAGGGAACAAATCACTTCGTTCAGGCCGGGCGATAAGCGCGAAGCTTCATTGAAACTCGACGCGAAGTTTCAATGTCGGCAGGTTCGGACTTCAAGCGACAACGGTGATGCAGGATACGACGGCGTGGTGTACGAAAACAGAGGCGCAGGCGACGGCGGCAGGGAAGGCAAGTACCACGACACAGGGGTGGGCGAGGTTGCGGTCGACGACAGTGACGCAGGCGACGACAACGTGGCAGGCGAAGGCAATGAAATGGACGACGGTGGGGATACGGGCAGTAGCGCTTCACAAAGAGAAGAAGATCGCACCTTGAATCGCATGCTTCATACTTCATAGACAAATCCGTGTGTTTTAGAATCCGGGTCGAGTTGGATTTGGAGCTTCGCTCTCTTTGGATCTGGGCCGGCTTGGCGGTCCGggtcttgacaaaaaaaaattggttccgtttcattttatttaatatttatagcaTCAACAAAAATTTGGTATATTCTTATATTAATGTATCTTTGATATATATAGTATTTAATTTTAACTGTAATagttaaaagaaaaatagtaatataCATATAGATTTAGTTAACATGTCTTCAGATTACGTAccaaaaaaattgtataaaaatataaatttctaaaaaatgattaaaagatGTTGAGCCTTCTTAATAATGTGAATAAAATATACATAAGTATATATTATATAACAAATCATTATTACTTTGTGCTTGCTCTTAAACTAATTGCATATATacacaatataaataataattgtgAATCTTAGTTCATCTTCAAATTTTCTcttaatatttaaaagaataaaaatttaaatacatgttatttttttaacataatataCTGGTCTAACGAAAAATAAAACGATGTAATAATAAGAGaggaaaaaaaagagacaaagataaatttaaatacatatgttaaaaaAAGGTTGCgattatatatttattagaaaaatagacaataaaaaataaatttataaattattatatagaattatttattttataataagtgCTAAGTCTTGCGTTACCTTTCCCTCAAGTTATCCCTGGCTTCCTATATAAATAAACTAGCAAAAAGTCCGTGtttatgagacaatttttttttttataaatttattgatctcaaattataattatattattaataatagatGTTTACGTATTATTGATTTGTATGAAAATATCTgatgtaaaaattttaaaattacctatttaaattttaaagtaataaaataggtgatatataacaaaaaaatatagaaattgaataataatatatttgtcatatatatattgagtttggaaagatgattataataataatttaatttgtttataaaaaattaatatataagattTAAAATGGTTAATGCCTTTAATAATAGTTAATATATTTAcaattaataattttagttaataacttttaaattatatttta is drawn from Arachis hypogaea cultivar Tifrunner chromosome 12, arahy.Tifrunner.gnm2.J5K5, whole genome shotgun sequence and contains these coding sequences:
- the LOC112726242 gene encoding uncharacterized protein isoform X1; the protein is MAPAPVGPKRGRDDGDGKPKKTVKGTSIVHRPAKEILTDEQIHECFRQFFNIQRFVPPDDGGRMCCGVGPYPMTDKYSQKLVKDMIQKSLRIYNRQNKLNFEFDKLVSVIDCAVAGLLFYIIFNARSGDDAPQTFYSRVWQTINDKLKVQFCAIGDAQLVHLRMLVLLRLKLWNLSLDSCYICVFIVSSQRKTLMLYNFNTHEIVQCVLVQ
- the LOC112726242 gene encoding uncharacterized protein isoform X3; amino-acid sequence: MAPAPVGPKRGRDDGDGKPKKTVKGTSIVHRPAKEILTDEQIHECFRQFFNIQRFVPPDDGGRMCCGVGPYPMTDKYSQKLVKDMIQKSLRIYNRQNKLNFEFDKLVSVIDCAVAGLLFYIIFNARSGDDAPQTFYSRVWQTINDKLKVQFCAIGDAQEVGTSQDVGTSQA
- the LOC112726242 gene encoding uncharacterized protein isoform X2, with the protein product MAPAPVGPKRGRDDGDGKPKKTVKGTSIVHRPAKEILTDEQIHECFRQFFNIQRFVPPDDGGRMCCGVGPYPMTDKYSQKLVKDMIQKSLRIYNRQNKLNFEFDKLVSVIDCAVAGLLFYIIFNARSGDDAPQTFYSRVWQTINDKLKVQFCAIGDAQVPSSFIHILGVSWHFNLFILIMTLLFVCLDTFLL
- the LOC112726242 gene encoding uncharacterized protein isoform X4 — translated: MAPAPVGPKRGRDDGDGKPKKTVKGTSIVHRPAKEILTDEQIHECFRQFFNIQRFVPPDDGGRMCCGVGPYPMTDKYSQKLVKDMIQKSLRIYNRQNKLNFEFDKLVSVIDCAVAGLLFYIIFNARSGDDAPQTFYSRVWQTINDKLKVQFCAIGDAQVN